Within Topomyia yanbarensis strain Yona2022 chromosome 2, ASM3024719v1, whole genome shotgun sequence, the genomic segment CGGGTTGggccgttgcatgatccggattccttcttGAAAATATATAACTTTCCACGATCTTAAGGAATTGatcgtaaaaatattgtgtgttctgttcaagCCAATTGCGGATTTATAGAAGTTTGaagtcgttccgagagctccattagagatgtcgaagcatctctactggcgcACATACCGTACTAGCTAATTATGTGACAACAAGAACGCGTCGgagaatcttgattgacacccttcgacacaagtttgaTAGTATCAaccagtaacgcgggtgacgtcgtgtaaactgtcgaatacgaattgccaattggcatagcttaatttaatatatGTAATAAACTATACAAAACTACTCCTGCAGGAacagtttttgataaaaaaaattagaaacttAGGTAAAgtacgacgcacagtggcgtaactatatcaaatccatggccaaaattatttcacatgtttttaagcttttttatacgataacaaatgatgaaaaatggtttttcatggttttagacaatttatgaccaaaatatgaaaatattaaacctcCTCGCAGTGTGATGCAAAGccgaaaataaacgaatttcacgagcattattatttttaaatgtaAACGTGTTCTTGGAGTAATCTATCAGTTTGAGGGAACCTCGCATTGAGATTTAGTCTGTTTCAActgttttcataaattaaaacattttgtttcaagttcatatgtttattttgcttttctggtTCGTATATTATAGAATatagtagaaaaaatattcaagtttttgtaaattCGGTAATAGAAATCTATCCAAGTGATTATCGTATTCAATCTGGATTATTCACGTTAACATTGCCACCCGGAGACAAGGAACTGGAATGAGAAGTTTGCGTAATTTGTTTGATGCTTCGCTTACGTTTCCAAGGCAACTTATGTACGTTACGTTTCATATAGCAAGGTTGGTGGAAGTTATATTTCACATGCTTTTATATGGCTATCGTGGTCATAATAGCTCAAGTTAGTTAATGGACGCAATCTAACAAAAATAATATGGGGGTCTCAATCAAATCGTTCTTGGCAtataagcttgagcttgagcttgtgcgaccgcCCCTGgccgctactccgttatcgatctggactagctgaagttgcacagggaataagtagataaatatgcttgggagtagcgaaacatctttcaatgtgcaactcctggtaaaaTTGTTTAtcgatcaataccggcgccggccaaaccctaacgtagatcgcgggaggaaagtgaaggaatggttagtccgatacttgcttttgctagaggccgcacTACTGCGCGCTCCACAAAtttcacgggaggaggatatttctcgacgaacatatgattacggcctaaaagccaactgtcaaaattcactttgaatagaaattccagacaaaccgttacgcgccaatcatagatgttggtagtaaacgaaagagaaaagttttctctttcacaaactgttgtgaactgtgttcgactagtaacggtttgttcgaaatttccattcaaagtggattttgacagttggcttttaggccgtaatcatatgtttgtcgagatttgttagtaagtatagaagttggatacaacttcttctttaccgacgccagagaggtgacttcacatCTGGAAtaaatatcgatccatcaacgcatggaccggggaccaaacGGTTAAcctcccttccgaaggaagacaacaccacagattttttcacctcaaaaaatctcaatgaccttggttggaattgaacccagaccaactggaatgtgtggcggtcacgcttaccactcaaccaccgacgCCGTCTcaaattattattttcatataagatcttttaaatagccccaatactgattttttttaattgtattctctTAAATTTGAGCAAAAAACACGACATTTTCAAACAGCTGTAAAACACCGAATGCGATTAATTGGGAATGTTTTCTTCGTGGAACAGTGAGAGGATACTCCAAATAATCTTCTCTCTTTAACAGATTTATCCGACATTACCCGACAAGGtacttttttactaacgaatatGTGGAAAATTGGTAAAAGTGAGCACTTTTATAAAACCTACCCAAAAATGACAAAGAAAAGCTAAAATTGACCTCAATTGATTGTAGTTGCTTGAGTTTGCTATGAAAAGCAtgattttgatttatatattgACTTTGGGTAATTAGTTTTTGAGCAATCTGAAAAATTTAGGGATGACGGCTttcaagctaataaaatgtgtgaaaaaatcactgatttcaaataattgcatacaaaaattatcaaacgaaaacgcttttctttttaagcaaaacgttaaagtatgtttcgaagaacaacttaatctaaaaatatggacaaataaacaaaaacaatattttttctattttggccaggatttgaaGTTAGTTACGCCTCTGTGCGACGGGCAATGTTGTTTGAATCTGACATCATTAGGGGAGAGTGAGTACACTTGAtcccatttttgttttttatcataacttttcaatgaaataaaaatttcaattgcaaagTTCGCCAGCTTGCAATCTATTCGtattgtaagagctatgaataatgtttaaatacgaatactatgtcctgtcagtaatattagcagttttgaaaatcatgtccatacgaggtttttgtaaaaatgtgtggtaacttgatcccccgcctacttgggctaaagaaacaaagcactATGACTTATAAGcacgaaagttcagctaatcACATATCCTGACAAATTACTTAATAAGACTTTCTTTTTAGAAGgacaaactttaaccacagtagaaatttatgaacgtgtccactggaaaacagacagagaaagaatggctggaacggtgagaatgaagaaacggtgacctttattggaaacactgagaaaagatatgtcctcaagcaggaatcgaacctgggatcttccagtctctagttgggtgcgttaaccactccgccatcgaggaactgtgatgatgccatcacatatTCCCGGTAGTATTAGCTATATATTTATTTTGCGTACATTCAAAATGCCGACAACTAATTCTCAGTGGAAGTAAAAACTGGTGATTAGGTAAATGACATTTCGAAGATTCCGATATTGAGGtggctgattttttttaaatacattgTCGTTATGACAAgcaccatttagcacatttcgagaaaacggtttttaaagtttgagattgaatgtcTTGAAACgtataaatggtaaaaacaattcagagaacacaattgatgcttctatctattctgcattaatctctcaaatattacgaagatcggttgactatgttgcgagtcgCAGTCACACGTGTATTGatcacaaaatttgtatggcgtgtcataatcgtgcatggaaaattttccatacaaataaCGCATAAATTTTgcacttttattcatatcttcggCTTAATTTAATCTAaaaacaatcggttagatgaattttgaaggaaatgtgTCAGGAAATCTaggaaaaaaagtattttttgttcaaagtgttgccaaatatgcgaTAATTCCAGTTTAAAGCTTGCTGTATTTTTCTCGCCATTCGTGTGTTTTTATTTTGCCAttatgattatgccattgtgtttctcagatagttatACACAGAAAAGCATCTAATacatcaatataacttgagccattCCCCagacagtgatttgaagcaaaaaactcttAATTTTTCGGCACATTTTTCGGTATagctcagtaaccaagcagaatgtcaaaattctgaaaacctaCTGTGATAATCCACTTTTTGGTCAAGCACAGTTCAACCAACTTTTTTGTTTTACAACTGCGCTTTCCGCATAAAATTTAGCAATAATGTATACCATATACACGATCATAGAACAATATGGTTTTAACTCTTTCTACATTGTTCAAcgagtatattttcaataaaacttcaggtaacaataaattttactgcTCAATTAAAAAGTGATACACtaatttaacattaaatacacTCAtgtacaggccgcgtaaatgaaaaccgcgtaaatttcaaaatccgcgtaaaaatatcgtgcaaaaaaaataaaaaccgcgtacaaaaacctgagtgtactagtTTTCGTAATAATGTAACAGGACATGGCTTAAAACCTGTGATGATTTATGGATGAATCGTCTAAATAAAACcccaaattaattaattaaataattaaattaatttccaaATTCGAAAAACAGTCGATGattacaaaaaaatgcataattgGCTAAATTAGAGATTGACATTATCAGATAATATCGGCAGCAGGACTTTAAGTTCCGTTAAGGGCTCATGTTGTAGCATGGTTCATATCGAATacctttatatttaaaaaatgaatcGATAGTTAAGAACTTTGCATTCTGTGAAATTTAATTCAAAACTGTGTCTAGGGCATGTTTTATACGTTTAATGCCTTAATCCTGCCTGACAGTCAAATTTGGTTGAAACCAATTCCAGCAGTGAAAAAAATCATCTACCAAAAATCAACGCCTCCAGATTAGGAAACCAAAAGTATCCCAGAATGTTCGTGTAGAGGAtacaaattttcataaactttcaCCCCCGCCTGTCATTCAGCTACCTCCATGTGTAATTCGCTAGCTGCTTTCCCTTCCCCCTGCTGTAGGCAGCAAACACCATCTGTTCTGATGAGATGGTAAGCGAAAAATTTATCTGAAACTGTACACATACCTTCCGGCTCATCAGTAGCTGCTGtcgctgttgttgttgttgttgttgctccCGGTGGAGGTGGAATGTTCGCCGTTGTTTCATCCTGGACTGGTTCCGTTTTCCCGCCTAGCACCATCACCACCAACGGTGGCGAAGTCGAAGAATACAGATGTGACTCCTTTTCTATTTTATGATCATTCATATTTACTTTAATTGAATCATTTAGGATAATTGAATTTTCGTCCGAAAGATGCGCACGGGATGTTGATGGGAGAGTTTTCACTTCTGCGGAACCTACTGGAGCTAGTGTTGCCACtgctgacgacgacgacgacgccggTGATGATGTGGCGGAATTgaaaaatgtacaatttttGTCACGTACGTGTCTGCCAAGTTCCTGGGCCAGTACGAAATTTTCCCCACATAGTGGGCAGCTACCGGGGTGAAACAAAGATGAACAAGTTTTGTGAGGTATATTAAATTTTGGggcaaaaaagtttaaaactgaCACATTCAACTTTGTCACTTACCTGTATTTAATTTCCGGATGGTCGACTCGCATGTGATTCTTGAGTTCCAAAATATCGACGAGTTCTTTCTTGCAAAGTCGGCATTTTTTCAAGGAAACGATAGGCTTTTTGCGTTTTCTCGCCGACATCACTTTGTGAGCGGTGGTTCTTCGGTGCTGAACCGATTCCTTGGAAGTGCTGAATGACATCTCGCAGATCGAGCAGTAGTAGTTGGCCAATCGATGGAGTTTCTGGCCATGGCTTAGGAGCAGCATCTTATTGTGGAAGGAAGCTTTGCAGATGTTGCAAGTGAAAGTGTTTTGAAAGGCACGCTTAGCTTTAAAGGCGTCTTCGGGAGTACCTTCGTTGCACAACTGGTGGTGTTTCTTGAGTTCTGCGTTATACCGGAACTCATCGCCGCAAAATTCGCACAGGATCGGCGTGATTTTTCGAATAATGATCGGAACGGAACGATTGATAACGGAAATAACTTCCTTGTGGTCCGATCCAAGCAAATGATCGGTCATGTGGTAGTTTTCAGTGCATTCGAACTTGCAGAAACTGCACCAGAACGTGCCACCTTCGCTGACTTGCTGTTCGTGACCGGCAGAGTTCCAATGAAACATAAACTGCTCTTCGGTGTTCGCATAGAATTTACAGGGTTGACATTGGAACGGGGACTGTAGGACTATTCGGTgaatgtttttcaaaattatatcgAAACATTGCTCCGGATGGTTCAACATCCGACGGTAGTGATAGCGAGAGATCAAGTGTTTTCCAAGAAGATTCGTTGGAAGTCGTGTCTTGCAGATCTCACATTTGGTGTAATAgcattttcgttttcgtttgcTTTTTCGCGGGGTAGATTTGCGGCTGTCTGAAGGGGTTGCGAACGTGGGTGTTGATGTCTTTTCCGGGCTCAGATTGCTGCTGAAGAAGTCATCGCTCAGATCTACGGAAGGTTTGGtaattcgtttggacagctcaTTAGGGTAAAGTGTTGGTTTTAGTGCTCTTTCCAGTTCTGATTCTTCTTGGGCCCGCTTTTGATGAAGGTTGGATTTAAGGTGTCTCTCGTAAACGAATCGTGAGGCAAGTTTCCGATTGCAAATGCTGCACCAGTAATTTTCGTCGTAGGTTTTTGATGGTAGAGTAGGCATCTTATATTCTAGCCGGGTTATTTTTGATCCGGGTACCCACTTTCCTTTGGTGTGACCCGGAGGCGGAGAGAAACTCTTATACTCTTCTTCTTCCTCATGCTCGGTTGATTTATCCAGCTGCCCTTCCTGGTCAGGCCAATGACGCCATTGTGATGAAATGGGGCGATTCTCCGGTTTCCATTTGCCCCCTGTGTGAGTCCTCGGTGGGGCATCAAAGTCATCATCTTCTTCACTTTCATCTTCCGATGGTTCTGGGGACTCGTGTTCGAAGAACGAGAACATGGATTCTACTTTTTTGTTGCCGCTAATTTCGCTGACAGCCTTCATAAGTTTTTCCGATGCATGGTGAGGCGCGATCCAGTCGTCTTCGTGATCGTGCTCATGATCGGGATCAGTATTCGACATTGAAGTCGTCGGTTTTCTAACCTTCGCTCGAATAGGTGCATTCAGCTTGGTAGCAGACGAATGAATATTGGTTTTCTTTGAACTGCTCTGTAATTCAAGGGACGAGAAAAATAAATCCGCCCCCAATTCATAATCATAGTTAACATCATTCTTGTAGTCAGTTTTGCTATCCGGTCTCTGTACCGGATCGCTGTGGTGCGTTTCCAAGTCATAGTTGAAGCTATAGTTCGGTAGCTTCTTGTGGTGTTCCGGATCTTTAATTCCCTCACCAAAATCGAATGATGTATAGCCTTGTTCGGTACCAATCCGAGGGCTGGGTCCACTGGTAATCGTCACTGTTGCCGGCTTTGGTTGGACACAGCTTACCTTCCTATGTTTGATGTAATTTTCCAACCCGACCACTGTGCGGCCGCATTTGTTGCAGAGGTGGGTATCGTCCAGCTCGACCTCCTCGTGGAACATGACGCTGCAGTGGAGACTTGTCGCTGGAGGTCTGGAATGAGTAAATCAAACTTTTGGTCTTTGCTGCAGACTGAGTAGAGAGTCAGTATGTAGTCCGGTAATTATGGTCGGCGAGAATAGAGTGTGTAGTTTTCAAGGTGATAAAGAACTTTCTGATAAATATATCATGCAAAAACATTTATTGCCTTACTTTGTAGCCTCGGTCCGGATGCAAGGTTGCTGTTGCCAGCATGGACCGAAATGATAATATATTAGTTTCAGAAGGAAAACatgacgatgatgatgttcATACTCTTCATCGAGTCGGGATGAAGTGGCCTAGGCATGGCCTCGAGAGAAAGTATGTGTATACATGGGAGACCTGTGTGTATAGGAAAGACGGAACAGCATGAAGGAAATTCTAGATACACTTTTCGAATTGAATCCGTTTGCCGGGATCACTCTCGAATGGCATGCACGGGGGGACCACATGACTAGAAGCGACTTGTACAACAACGTCGTTCCCCAAATGTGAGTACCAGCACCAGGAAGCAGCATCATAGAAGCATATCTGTGTACTAGAAGCTTCGCACACTGCCATACACACATATCAGACGATACCGGGCTTTTGAATATATATGATCCCTTAGGAGGATGATTATACTGCCATCTAGAGCTTGTTACGGTCATAAAACTGAAATCCTTATTTTGATGAATGGCCAAAGTTGTTGTCTAATTGTTGGAATAAATTCTATTTGATATATCACATGGTTATTACACAAATTTATGTACACACATTTCTACATCAGTGGGCCCCGAAAACGAAAACATCCACTCGGTTGCTCACTCTATCTCTCTATCTTTGCTTCGAGACTGGGTATACGGTCTAATTTTCTCCGACACTAGAAGTTTTATGCTTTGAGTGGAAGAAGGGAACCATCTCTCATAGCCGAATGACAGGACCTTGCCGACTGTTTTGCTTCCCGCGTGGGTACGAGTTTAGTTAGAATGGAACACAGTGGGGATGTGTTTACCTGGGCATTTGCAAGTAAATATGCCTAATTAGAGCTCATGACGAATGCTACTAGAATGCGTGTCTGTGTACAGGGAGGGGTAATATGCTTGCGTGAGAACATTCTTCAATTCGATTGAACGGTTGCCACAATGATTAATAACATATTAAGGTTTTTTAGTTGTTTCCAATATTTTGGAAATATATGATTTTAAGCATAATAAGGACTATTAGAAAATAGCGGAACTTAAGTTGTGGTAACACGATTGATTAacttaattaaataaaaaatttgcacTCACAAAGTCTCTCGTGAATTTAATCATAACTCTAAGATCGTATCAAGTACACTTTTTAAAACGAGTGCAATATTTTGGATCAGGAAGTGAAAATTAGCCAATCTTCACGAAAAAGTTTGCTGCTgggttaatttaaaatttgagccTTTTAAATTTAGTAAACACAATTTGTGACACAAGTTtgaaacagaaaaatatttattaatattGTTTGTAGCATTAACTATCGATCTAATCACTATTTCTGACAATGACCACAGGTTTACATAGTTGCGCTGTGATCCCCCCCCCTAAACTTGCAATAAACTATTCGCGCGAGAACGGTAAAGCGTGcagcaatgatgtcttcaggaaTGCTTTCTGACGATCCAAGACCTTATTATTGACCCTTGACGTGAGAATTCTTCAGAATCGCCGaagttattattatttatgtaCATTTGCGCCACGTGGTGACAGAGTTCCGATTTAACAAATCGCGGTCTACACCACATATGTATTATTATAAACTTATCGGAAGCATCGAATATTCTAGGTAGTCAGGATCACTTG encodes:
- the LOC131679530 gene encoding zinc finger protein 335-like, with the protein product MFHEEVELDDTHLCNKCGRTVVGLENYIKHRKVSCVQPKPATVTITSGPSPRIGTEQGYTSFDFGEGIKDPEHHKKLPNYSFNYDLETHHSDPVQRPDSKTDYKNDVNYDYELGADLFFSSLELQSSSKKTNIHSSATKLNAPIRAKVRKPTTSMSNTDPDHEHDHEDDWIAPHHASEKLMKAVSEISGNKKVESMFSFFEHESPEPSEDESEEDDDFDAPPRTHTGGKWKPENRPISSQWRHWPDQEGQLDKSTEHEEEEEYKSFSPPPGHTKGKWVPGSKITRLEYKMPTLPSKTYDENYWCSICNRKLASRFVYERHLKSNLHQKRAQEESELERALKPTLYPNELSKRITKPSVDLSDDFFSSNLSPEKTSTPTFATPSDSRKSTPRKSKRKRKCYYTKCEICKTRLPTNLLGKHLISRYHYRRMLNHPEQCFDIILKNIHRIVLQSPFQCQPCKFYANTEEQFMFHWNSAGHEQQVSEGGTFWCSFCKFECTENYHMTDHLLGSDHKEVISVINRSVPIIIRKITPILCEFCGDEFRYNAELKKHHQLCNEGTPEDAFKAKRAFQNTFTCNICKASFHNKMLLLSHGQKLHRLANYYCSICEMSFSTSKESVQHRRTTAHKVMSARKRKKPIVSLKKCRLCKKELVDILELKNHMRVDHPEIKYSCPLCGENFVLAQELGRHVRDKNCTFFNSATSSPASSSSSAVATLAPVGSAEVKTLPSTSRAHLSDENSIILNDSIKVNMNDHKIEKESHLYSSTSPPLVVMVLGGKTEPVQDETTANIPPPPGATTTTTTATAATDEPEALAPMQTMALMEHFSNLSPSPPAPRRSTPEIEKHRFASYHDHPEPNPLPPTLAATVIRRTTATSSTSTTSNFACDDNIVTSSSSSAEIFFAMANNASENNTVYVDEIVGTITEDSSVVSWQCKICPFRTASQATFLFHEILHSTDPKLAAKSSKITCPFCKKQFSKASLRCHLRQHTDERIFPCELCPMSFTRKANLKNHLSNVHGGAKKKGNVSGDDGSDMAAEKPEICPTCGKAFGSRDTHQTAQAQQLV